Proteins from one Oscillatoria nigro-viridis PCC 7112 genomic window:
- a CDS encoding hybrid sensor histidine kinase/response regulator, with protein MSQTSATTFLSNRSKKKVSLRLILVFPFVLQIFAAVGLTGWLSLRNGQKAVNEVASQLRSEITARIQQQLNTYLDTAPRVNQLNANAFRLGYLNPDELESTERYLWEQIQAFPSLPNMGFASKTGEFIAIERQENGKVVFKIADKEHRNELHIYESDSKGNQTKLLTVSRNYNILSRSWYKDSVRLGKPTWSEIFSLVGQKTLSLPAGHPVYDESGELRGVFVANFLLSFLSDFLHSLNIGRSGQTFIMERSGLLVASSTLKEAFITNNDKLDRLNALDSRDDLIRLTTAHLKERFGNLTKINSSQQLDFTIAGQRQFLQVMPFQDSRGLDWLIVVVVPESDFMDQINANTQTTILLCLGALALATVLGILTARWITSPILRLSAASRAIASGDLEKNVQVKGVEELEVLGQAFNLMAQQLRESFEALAKTNSELEIRVEERTAELTEAKQIADTANQAKSEFLANMSHELRTPLNGILGYAQILERSKTMAPKELQGISIIHQCGSHLLTLIDDILDLAKIEAQKLELYAKDFHFPSFLQGVAEICRIRAEQKGIAFVYQPSSEIPAGIYADEKRLRQVLINLLSNAIKFTDSGRVTFKIEHLEKQTGEKVQSNDQKPASPIHKIRFQIEDTGVGMTPEQLEKIFLPFEQVGDSNRQAEGTGLGLTISQKIVEMMGSTIQVKSQSRVGSVFWLDLELPEAADWANTATIAKQRKLVGYQGRKQKVLVVDDKWENLSVIVNLLEPIGFEVTEAKNGQEGLEKVEEFKFDLIITDLVMPVLDGFEMMRRIRNLSHYKDVAIIASSASVFATDQHKSLEGGANDFLGKPVQAEELFEMLQKYLKLEWIYEERKNEQINTIPFSSDPQSLSESTSVVAPPPGEIELLLELAMRGNVKGIVKRSEHLEKLDQKFVPFAVELRQLAQGYQVKKIKEFITSHRIEKE; from the coding sequence ATGTCACAGACCTCTGCAACCACTTTCCTGTCAAACCGTTCTAAAAAAAAGGTGTCCCTGCGCCTAATATTAGTATTCCCATTCGTTCTACAAATATTTGCCGCTGTCGGGCTGACAGGCTGGCTATCCTTACGCAACGGGCAAAAAGCAGTCAACGAAGTTGCTAGCCAGTTGCGAAGTGAAATTACGGCCCGCATCCAGCAGCAGCTCAACACATACCTAGATACAGCCCCTCGCGTCAATCAACTGAATGCCAATGCCTTTCGACTAGGGTACTTAAATCCCGACGAATTGGAGAGTACGGAGCGCTATTTGTGGGAGCAAATTCAAGCCTTTCCTTCTCTGCCCAACATGGGTTTTGCTAGTAAAACAGGAGAATTCATTGCCATTGAACGCCAAGAGAATGGCAAAGTAGTTTTTAAAATAGCAGACAAAGAGCATCGAAATGAACTTCATATTTATGAATCTGATAGCAAAGGCAATCAAACGAAGCTCTTAACAGTCTCCCGCAACTACAATATACTCAGCCGTTCATGGTATAAAGACAGTGTACGCTTAGGCAAGCCCACATGGAGCGAAATTTTTTCGCTTGTAGGTCAGAAAACGCTCTCGCTTCCTGCCGGTCATCCAGTTTATGACGAAAGTGGCGAGCTGCGCGGGGTATTCGTTGCTAATTTTCTGCTCTCTTTCCTCAGTGACTTCCTGCACAGCTTAAACATCGGTCGATCGGGACAGACATTCATTATGGAACGTTCTGGACTCCTAGTAGCGAGTTCAACTCTCAAAGAAGCATTTATCACCAACAATGACAAGCTCGATCGCCTGAATGCTTTAGATAGCAGAGATGATTTAATTCGGCTGACAACAGCGCATTTAAAAGAACGCTTTGGCAACCTCACTAAAATTAATAGCTCTCAGCAATTAGATTTTACGATCGCCGGTCAGCGGCAATTCCTCCAAGTTATGCCCTTTCAGGATAGCCGAGGATTGGACTGGCTGATCGTCGTCGTAGTTCCTGAAAGCGATTTCATGGATCAAATTAACGCCAATACCCAGACTACCATTTTGTTGTGTTTGGGAGCCTTGGCGCTAGCTACCGTTTTGGGAATCTTAACCGCACGCTGGATTACCAGCCCCATTCTCCGTTTGAGCGCAGCTTCTAGGGCGATCGCCAGTGGCGACTTAGAGAAAAATGTGCAGGTAAAAGGCGTAGAAGAACTAGAAGTTCTGGGCCAGGCTTTCAACCTTATGGCCCAGCAGTTGCGCGAATCCTTTGAGGCGCTAGCCAAGACCAATTCCGAGCTAGAAATTAGAGTAGAAGAACGCACCGCCGAACTCACCGAAGCCAAACAAATCGCCGATACTGCCAACCAAGCTAAAAGTGAATTTTTAGCGAATATGAGTCACGAATTGAGAACGCCACTCAATGGAATTTTAGGATACGCTCAAATCCTAGAACGCTCAAAAACGATGGCTCCGAAGGAACTCCAAGGCATCAGTATTATTCACCAGTGTGGCTCCCACCTGCTAACCCTGATCGATGACATCTTAGACCTCGCTAAAATTGAAGCTCAGAAATTGGAACTCTACGCGAAAGATTTCCATTTTCCTTCCTTTTTGCAGGGAGTCGCGGAAATCTGCCGCATCCGAGCCGAACAAAAAGGAATTGCTTTTGTTTATCAACCCAGTTCGGAAATTCCTGCTGGCATCTACGCTGACGAGAAACGCTTGCGACAGGTACTAATTAACTTACTGAGCAATGCAATTAAGTTTACCGACTCGGGACGAGTGACTTTTAAGATAGAACATCTGGAAAAGCAGACAGGTGAAAAGGTACAAAGCAATGACCAAAAGCCAGCCTCACCAATTCACAAAATTCGGTTTCAAATAGAAGATACTGGCGTTGGTATGACACCAGAACAATTAGAAAAAATATTTTTGCCTTTTGAACAGGTAGGAGACAGCAATCGTCAGGCGGAAGGCACCGGACTCGGTTTAACAATTAGCCAGAAAATTGTCGAAATGATGGGTAGTACAATTCAAGTAAAAAGTCAGTCACGAGTCGGCAGTGTTTTTTGGCTGGATTTGGAATTACCGGAAGCGGCAGACTGGGCAAATACAGCCACGATTGCCAAGCAAAGAAAGCTGGTTGGCTACCAAGGTAGAAAGCAGAAAGTTTTGGTTGTGGATGACAAATGGGAAAACCTCTCGGTCATTGTCAATCTGCTGGAACCCATCGGCTTTGAAGTAACCGAAGCTAAAAACGGTCAAGAAGGTTTAGAAAAAGTAGAAGAGTTTAAGTTCGATTTGATTATCACTGACTTAGTGATGCCAGTGTTAGATGGCTTTGAGATGATGCGCCGTATCCGAAATTTGTCACACTATAAAGACGTGGCAATCATTGCTTCATCGGCCAGTGTATTTGCTACCGACCAACATAAAAGCTTGGAGGGGGGAGCAAACGATTTTCTCGGTAAGCCAGTGCAGGCAGAAGAGCTATTTGAGATGTTGCAAAAGTATTTAAAACTTGAATGGATATATGAGGAACGAAAAAATGAACAAATCAACACTATTCCCTTTTCCTCCGATCCTCAATCACTTTCTGAATCTACCTCTGTAGTGGCTCCCCCGCCCGGAGAAATTGAACTCCTACTTGAACTGGCGATGAGAGGCAACGTGAAAGGAATTGTGAAGCGCAGTGAACACCTAGAGAAATTGGATCAAAAATTTGTGCCCTTTGCTGTTGAGCTGCGCCAGTTAGCCCAAGGCTATCAGGTCAAAAAAATCAAAGAGTTTATTACATCCCACAGAATAGAAAAAGAATGA
- a CDS encoding hybrid sensor histidine kinase/response regulator, producing METSTILIVDDNPSNLDVLSEALAGFGWEILVATDGETAIEQAEYTQPDLILLDVMMPGIDGFETCHRLKASPLTNEISVIFMTALSDIGDKVKGFNLGAVDYITKPFEQKEVLARVNLHLKLRALTKTLADQNLLLKREIEDRLAAEAALHQLAQELEKRVEERTAELSQALDNLKKAQVQIVQSEKMACLGQLVAGVAHEINNPVSFISNNIPIAKEYIADLIEMTRLCQDNITSTSEFEDKSQEIELDFIVEDLPKIIDSMAVGTERLYNLSMSLRNFSRLDTSALTPVNIHDGLDSTLLILGHRLKSKGSFPGIAVIKEYGELPLVECYPGQLNQVFMNILANGIDALEESTISCPLCGEKKQSNDTPQIRICTEMLQDDRVVIRIADNGVGITQEVMQHLFTPMFTTKSVGKGTGLGLSISREIVEQKHGGKLTCISSPEWGVEFVIELPIQH from the coding sequence ATGGAAACAAGTACCATCTTAATCGTCGATGACAATCCTAGCAATCTGGACGTGCTTTCTGAAGCTTTAGCGGGTTTTGGATGGGAGATTTTGGTAGCAACTGATGGCGAAACTGCCATCGAACAGGCTGAATATACTCAGCCTGATTTGATTCTTTTAGATGTGATGATGCCAGGAATTGACGGGTTTGAAACCTGCCACCGCCTGAAGGCAAGTCCGTTGACAAACGAAATTTCGGTAATTTTTATGACGGCTCTTTCTGACATAGGAGATAAGGTCAAAGGCTTTAATCTAGGGGCTGTAGATTACATTACTAAACCCTTTGAACAAAAGGAGGTGTTAGCTCGAGTCAACCTCCATTTAAAGCTGCGTGCTTTGACTAAAACTCTCGCCGACCAAAATCTGCTTCTCAAACGGGAAATTGAAGACAGACTCGCAGCAGAAGCAGCGTTACATCAGCTCGCGCAGGAGTTAGAAAAACGGGTGGAAGAACGAACGGCTGAACTTTCTCAAGCTTTGGATAATCTTAAAAAAGCTCAAGTGCAAATCGTTCAAAGTGAAAAGATGGCTTGCCTTGGTCAACTTGTAGCTGGGGTGGCTCACGAAATTAACAATCCAGTTAGTTTTATCTCCAATAATATCCCTATTGCCAAGGAATATATTGCCGATTTGATCGAGATGACTCGGCTTTGCCAGGACAACATTACTTCGACATCAGAATTTGAGGATAAGTCCCAGGAGATTGAGTTAGATTTTATTGTTGAAGATTTGCCAAAAATTATTGATTCAATGGCGGTCGGAACAGAGCGACTGTACAATCTTTCTATGTCACTGCGTAATTTCTCTCGGTTGGATACATCGGCACTAACGCCAGTGAATATTCACGATGGGCTAGATAGTACCTTATTAATTTTAGGGCATCGACTGAAATCTAAAGGAAGTTTCCCAGGAATTGCAGTGATTAAAGAGTATGGGGAATTGCCGCTAGTAGAGTGTTATCCGGGGCAACTCAATCAGGTGTTTATGAATATATTGGCGAATGGAATTGATGCTTTAGAAGAGTCTACGATTAGTTGTCCGCTGTGCGGGGAAAAGAAACAGAGCAATGACACTCCACAGATTCGGATCTGCACTGAAATGCTTCAGGATGACAGAGTGGTGATTCGGATTGCTGATAATGGGGTTGGCATAACTCAGGAAGTAATGCAGCATTTATTCACGCCAATGTTTACTACCAAATCAGTAGGTAAAGGGACAGGTTTAGGTTTGTCTATTAGCCGTGAGATCGTAGAACAAAAACATGGTGGTAAGCTGACCTGCATTTCCTCGCCAGAATGGGGGGTAGAGTTTGTAATTGAGCTTCCTATTCAGCATTAG
- a CDS encoding thiamine S fmaily protein — protein sequence MSNLPITITVKLLAAYQEAEGLSELKLEFPKETPLSQVLERLSADRQQF from the coding sequence ATGTCTAATCTACCAATCACCATTACTGTCAAACTCTTGGCCGCCTATCAAGAAGCAGAGGGCTTGTCCGAACTGAAATTAGAATTTCCCAAAGAAACTCCCCTATCGCAAGTCCTAGAACGCCTGAGTGCCGATCGCCAACAGTTCTAG
- the rimP gene encoding ribosome maturation factor RimP: MTHPLIPQIIDLATPVAETLGLEVVGAVFHTNQNPPVLRVDIRNLQQDTGLADCERMSTALDAELDAADIIPDAYVLEISSPGISRLLSSDREFITFKGFPVTAKTTEPDSRIKEWKGLLLGRDETAVYLNQKGRQVKIPRPQIVKVELDEGKEM; this comes from the coding sequence ATGACTCATCCTCTAATCCCACAAATCATTGACTTAGCTACCCCCGTTGCGGAAACACTGGGATTGGAAGTAGTGGGAGCAGTGTTTCACACCAACCAAAATCCTCCCGTCTTGCGGGTAGACATCCGCAACCTCCAACAAGACACTGGTTTAGCCGACTGCGAGCGCATGAGTACAGCCCTCGATGCCGAGTTAGATGCAGCCGACATCATACCCGATGCCTACGTGCTAGAGATTTCCAGTCCGGGAATATCCCGATTGCTCAGCAGCGATCGAGAATTCATTACCTTTAAAGGTTTCCCCGTGACAGCCAAAACCACCGAACCGGACTCGCGAATCAAAGAGTGGAAAGGACTACTCCTGGGCCGGGATGAAACAGCGGTTTATCTCAATCAAAAAGGGCGACAGGTAAAAATTCCCCGCCCTCAGATTGTCAAAGTTGAACTAGACGAAGGAAAGGAGATGTAA
- the nusA gene encoding transcription termination factor NusA — translation MSMVPLPGLKEMVEGISKERNLPKHAVQAALREALLKGYERYRRTQKLDHFSEEYFDNFDVELDAEQEGFRVLANKTIVEEVANPDHEISLSEVQEVATEAQPGSIVLVDVTPNQKEFGRMAAIQTKQVLAQKLRDQQRKMIQEEFKDLEETVLQARVLRFERQSVILAVTSSFGQPEVDAELPKREQLPNDNYRANATFKVYLKKVGEGSTRGPQLLVSRADAGLVVYLFANEVPEIEDGVVRIVAVAREANPPSRHVGPRTKIAVDTLDRDVDPVGACIGARGSRIQVVVNELRGEKIDVIRWSPDPATYIANALSPARVDEVRLVAPEGRRAHILVAEDQLSLAIGKEGQNVRLAARLTGWKIDIKDIAKYDRAAEDSKLAAEATRLEELADDYDADEAGDYDGDEESAEFEQEEAAATEETEAAV, via the coding sequence ATGTCAATGGTTCCCCTGCCCGGACTAAAAGAAATGGTCGAAGGTATTAGCAAAGAACGCAATTTACCCAAGCACGCCGTCCAAGCAGCCTTGCGAGAAGCCCTGCTCAAAGGATACGAACGCTACCGCCGCACCCAAAAACTCGATCACTTCAGCGAAGAATACTTCGACAATTTTGATGTAGAACTCGACGCAGAACAAGAAGGTTTCCGCGTTTTAGCCAACAAAACTATTGTCGAAGAAGTCGCAAATCCCGATCACGAAATCTCACTTTCGGAAGTGCAAGAAGTAGCCACGGAAGCTCAACCGGGCAGCATCGTACTCGTAGACGTAACACCAAATCAAAAAGAATTTGGTCGCATGGCGGCCATCCAGACCAAACAAGTTCTCGCTCAAAAACTGCGCGACCAACAGCGCAAAATGATTCAAGAAGAGTTTAAAGATTTAGAAGAAACCGTTCTTCAAGCAAGAGTTCTCAGGTTTGAGAGGCAGTCGGTAATTTTAGCAGTTACCAGCAGCTTCGGTCAGCCAGAAGTAGATGCCGAACTCCCTAAGCGCGAACAGTTGCCCAACGACAATTACCGGGCAAACGCTACATTCAAGGTTTATCTCAAAAAAGTAGGCGAAGGATCTACTAGAGGGCCGCAGTTACTCGTGTCTAGAGCGGACGCAGGTTTGGTGGTTTACCTGTTTGCTAACGAAGTACCAGAAATAGAAGACGGGGTGGTGAGGATTGTCGCCGTAGCCAGGGAGGCAAATCCGCCCTCCCGGCACGTCGGCCCCCGGACTAAAATAGCAGTTGATACTCTCGATCGCGACGTAGACCCTGTAGGAGCCTGCATCGGAGCGCGGGGATCGCGGATTCAGGTAGTAGTCAACGAATTGCGGGGCGAAAAAATCGACGTGATCCGCTGGTCTCCAGACCCAGCAACTTATATTGCTAACGCTCTGAGTCCCGCTAGAGTAGATGAAGTGCGTTTAGTTGCTCCAGAAGGCAGGAGAGCTCACATTTTGGTCGCTGAAGACCAACTGAGTCTTGCCATTGGCAAAGAAGGTCAGAACGTCCGCCTCGCAGCCCGCCTGACAGGTTGGAAAATCGATATCAAAGATATTGCTAAGTACGATCGCGCCGCCGAAGACAGCAAATTGGCAGCAGAAGCAACTAGGCTCGAAGAACTAGCAGACGACTACGACGCAGACGAAGCAGGCGACTACGACGGCGACGAGGAAAGCGCAGAATTTGAGCAAGAGGAGGCAGCCGCCACGGAGGAAACCGAAGCCGCAGTCTAA
- a CDS encoding YlxR family protein, producing the protein MKPNYRCCASCRKIAPKEAFWRVVRLYPSHQVQLDRGMGRSAYLCREAECLKAAQKKNRLGRSLKAPVSDELYQKLWQRLATSDCTSYSGRAGRETDNSSASTV; encoded by the coding sequence ATGAAACCGAACTACCGGTGCTGTGCAAGTTGTCGAAAAATAGCTCCAAAGGAAGCTTTTTGGCGAGTAGTCAGGCTCTATCCTTCTCATCAGGTACAATTAGATCGTGGCATGGGCCGTTCTGCTTACCTTTGTCGGGAAGCCGAATGCCTCAAAGCAGCTCAGAAAAAAAATCGACTTGGGCGATCGCTCAAAGCGCCTGTGTCTGACGAACTGTACCAAAAACTTTGGCAGCGTTTAGCCACATCTGACTGTACATCTTACTCTGGCCGGGCAGGACGAGAAACCGACAATAGTTCGGCATCGACTGTATAA
- the infB gene encoding translation initiation factor IF-2, whose protein sequence is MNNGKVRIYELSRELNLDNKDILAVCERLNISVKSHSSTITESEAERIRKTAEKYVASSHSSPGKPAPPERAAAPSRESGPHPNDQQKKQQILEIRSPKVRPAGASSQPAGNEEKKNQPAATVATPPKSPAAQQLQPPAKPNINRPVLSKPNVAVSAAPSEVSETVGAIAPETTAQAQAPAPPQPPSEKAPERTQQPPTAPPAPSAKLTSPPVRAASESPSRTPQNLGNKPVLKLAKTEQEQSGQSETLEAPAKPSRPSRPAPGSATESRDAQRPRREGAGGPVKTQLADRPQPGGPRRSLAPATSATGLRSRGGDTGAVGDDTDDHEEDNTPLLEIPLLSRPTLPRPAKKTSVIWEEDDDENSDAAKAAKAVKAKRSRLKPIDEDDDELENGLDLPAPVTVSLSLARPAKAKGQAAPKSTPTPGAPGSSGKNKRPSPSHDKSSSGSSGGRGNRGKTAEAKVERPEKLLLSRPMTVQELAFSLAVPETEIIKRLFSKGIAVNITETLDIPAVRMVAEEMGVEVETPEKVAPAIKVIEMLDAADLEYLERRPPVVTIMGHVDHGKTTLLDSIRKTKVAQGEAGGITQHIGAYHVDVEHEGKSQQVVFLDTPGHEAFTAMRARGTRVTDIAILVVAADDGVRPQTIEAISHAKAAKVPIVVAINKVDKEGAQPERVKQELTEYGLVADDWGGDITMVPVSAIRGENLDTLLEMILTVAEMEDLNANPHRPAKGTVIEAHLDKARGPVATLLVQNGTLRVGDIVVAGSALGKVRAMIDDRGDRVDQATPSFAVEVLGLREVPRAGDEFDVFANEKEAAAIASGRATSRRDSRLLQGGRISLSGFSQQAKEGVLKELNLILKADVQGSLEAIVGALTQLPQKEVQLRLLLSAPGEITETDIDLAAASNAVIIGFNTTLATDARLAADQAGVDVREYSIIYNLLDDIQGAMEGLLEPELVEEPLGQVEVRAVFAIGRGAVAGCMVLSGKVIRNCKVRVRRGNNVVYEGVLDSLKRMKEDAKEVNAGFECGISLSGFSDWAEGDMIEAYRMVTKRRTLSQ, encoded by the coding sequence ATGAACAACGGCAAAGTAAGAATTTACGAATTATCACGGGAACTAAATTTGGATAATAAAGACATCTTGGCAGTTTGCGAGCGGCTCAATATTTCAGTCAAGAGCCACAGCAGCACAATTACAGAATCCGAAGCAGAGCGCATTCGCAAAACGGCGGAAAAATACGTAGCCAGTAGCCACTCTTCCCCCGGCAAGCCAGCTCCACCCGAAAGAGCTGCAGCGCCATCTAGAGAATCTGGCCCTCACCCTAACGACCAACAAAAAAAGCAGCAAATTTTAGAAATACGCAGTCCAAAAGTACGGCCGGCTGGTGCTTCCTCCCAGCCTGCAGGCAACGAGGAGAAAAAAAACCAGCCTGCGGCAACCGTGGCAACTCCTCCCAAGTCGCCTGCTGCTCAACAACTCCAGCCTCCAGCTAAACCGAATATCAATCGACCTGTACTGTCGAAGCCAAATGTCGCTGTGTCGGCGGCTCCGTCAGAAGTGTCGGAAACTGTAGGTGCGATCGCCCCGGAAACAACCGCCCAGGCGCAGGCACCTGCGCCACCTCAACCGCCGTCGGAAAAGGCTCCAGAACGCACCCAGCAACCGCCGACCGCCCCTCCCGCGCCCTCGGCAAAACTCACGTCGCCGCCAGTCAGAGCGGCATCCGAGTCGCCTAGCCGTACCCCACAAAATCTGGGAAACAAGCCGGTACTCAAACTGGCAAAAACCGAGCAAGAGCAATCAGGACAGTCAGAAACTCTGGAAGCGCCGGCTAAACCGAGCCGCCCCAGCCGACCTGCACCGGGCTCTGCTACCGAATCTCGCGACGCTCAAAGACCGCGCCGGGAAGGCGCTGGTGGCCCAGTAAAAACTCAACTGGCCGATCGACCCCAGCCCGGCGGCCCGCGCCGGAGCCTTGCCCCCGCAACGTCAGCTACCGGGCTGCGCAGCCGGGGCGGTGACACCGGAGCCGTAGGGGATGACACTGATGACCATGAAGAAGATAATACGCCGTTGCTGGAGATTCCTCTCCTCAGCAGGCCAACTCTCCCTCGTCCTGCCAAAAAGACATCGGTCATTTGGGAAGAAGATGATGACGAAAACTCAGATGCAGCTAAAGCTGCTAAGGCTGTTAAGGCAAAACGTTCTCGCCTCAAACCCATAGACGAGGATGACGATGAGTTAGAAAACGGCTTGGATCTGCCAGCACCAGTCACGGTCAGCCTGTCCCTAGCCCGCCCAGCTAAAGCGAAGGGACAAGCAGCACCCAAGTCAACACCAACTCCGGGCGCACCCGGAAGCAGCGGCAAAAATAAGCGACCAAGCCCTTCTCACGATAAAAGTTCTTCAGGTTCGAGCGGGGGACGCGGCAACCGGGGCAAAACAGCCGAAGCTAAGGTAGAACGTCCAGAAAAGCTGCTGCTGAGCAGGCCGATGACCGTTCAAGAACTAGCATTTAGTCTGGCTGTTCCCGAAACCGAAATTATTAAGCGGCTTTTCTCTAAAGGCATTGCGGTAAATATTACCGAAACCCTGGACATTCCAGCGGTGAGGATGGTAGCCGAAGAAATGGGCGTAGAGGTGGAAACCCCAGAAAAAGTAGCCCCAGCTATCAAAGTGATCGAGATGCTGGACGCAGCGGATTTGGAATACCTCGAACGCCGTCCCCCAGTAGTAACGATTATGGGTCACGTGGATCACGGTAAAACTACCTTGCTCGACTCGATCCGCAAAACCAAGGTGGCTCAGGGAGAAGCTGGGGGCATTACCCAGCACATCGGTGCTTACCACGTAGATGTGGAACACGAAGGCAAGAGCCAGCAGGTGGTATTTTTGGATACGCCCGGCCACGAAGCCTTTACAGCGATGCGGGCTCGGGGAACACGGGTTACGGACATCGCCATCTTGGTGGTGGCGGCGGACGACGGGGTGCGACCTCAGACAATTGAAGCTATCAGCCACGCGAAAGCGGCGAAAGTACCAATTGTCGTGGCTATCAATAAAGTAGACAAGGAGGGCGCTCAGCCGGAACGGGTGAAGCAAGAGCTGACTGAGTACGGCTTGGTGGCAGATGACTGGGGCGGGGATATCACGATGGTTCCAGTCAGCGCGATCCGAGGCGAAAACCTGGATACTCTGTTGGAAATGATTCTGACAGTGGCGGAAATGGAAGACCTCAACGCCAACCCGCACCGACCGGCTAAGGGTACTGTGATTGAAGCTCACCTCGACAAGGCAAGGGGGCCGGTGGCAACTCTGCTGGTGCAGAACGGCACTCTGCGAGTGGGCGATATTGTGGTCGCAGGCTCGGCTTTGGGCAAGGTGCGCGCCATGATCGATGACCGGGGCGATCGCGTAGACCAAGCAACTCCATCCTTCGCGGTGGAAGTGCTGGGGCTGCGGGAAGTTCCTCGCGCCGGAGACGAGTTTGATGTCTTCGCAAACGAAAAAGAAGCTGCGGCGATCGCCTCTGGAAGAGCTACCTCCCGACGAGATTCCCGCCTGCTGCAAGGCGGACGGATCAGCCTCAGCGGCTTCTCTCAACAAGCGAAGGAAGGCGTTCTCAAGGAACTCAACTTGATCTTGAAGGCAGATGTCCAAGGCTCCCTCGAAGCAATTGTCGGCGCTCTGACTCAACTTCCTCAAAAAGAAGTTCAACTCCGACTGCTGCTATCTGCTCCTGGGGAAATTACAGAAACGGATATTGACCTCGCGGCAGCTAGTAATGCTGTAATTATCGGGTTCAATACTACTCTCGCCACCGACGCTCGCCTCGCGGCTGACCAAGCGGGGGTAGACGTGCGGGAATACAGCATCATCTACAACCTCTTGGATGACATTCAAGGGGCGATGGAAGGCCTGCTGGAACCCGAATTGGTGGAAGAACCTTTGGGTCAAGTCGAAGTGCGCGCTGTGTTCGCGATCGGTCGCGGGGCTGTGGCTGGATGTATGGTACTCTCTGGCAAAGTCATCCGTAACTGCAAGGTGCGGGTGCGCCGGGGCAACAATGTCGTTTACGAAGGTGTCCTCGACTCCCTAAAACGGATGAAGGAAGATGCCAAAGAAGTCAATGCTGGCTTTGAATGCGGCATTTCCTTGAGCGGGTTTAGCGACTGGGCGGAGGGCGATATGATTGAAGCCTACCGGATGGTTACTAAGCGCCGGACTCTCTCTCAATAG
- a CDS encoding low-complexity tail membrane protein produces the protein MRSFWSDPFLWIHLSGAATLPIFLGLCLLGLAVGSPLLPIWLEIFLVAVAGIVPVLWMQWFRPFYIFSILVVAVKPQNLTSVQHRLLTRFKTKLNQGIALFVAVLLAVILWQLYRLAPLAASVAPFPPSWRWAGLLLAVAAFLASNLFLQVSASVMAVLLTPESEFSATKPHVLEKIRQDFTIAPWQVDRLLPALAAETSVTEAAPVESIGPASGIGNSSAGSIVNPKPADTNGVTSLPEESSEKK, from the coding sequence GTGCGTTCTTTTTGGTCAGATCCTTTTTTGTGGATTCACCTTTCTGGGGCGGCTACACTGCCGATATTCCTGGGACTTTGCTTGCTGGGACTCGCAGTGGGTTCTCCCCTGCTCCCTATCTGGTTAGAAATATTTTTAGTGGCTGTAGCAGGTATTGTTCCTGTGCTGTGGATGCAGTGGTTCCGCCCTTTTTACATTTTTAGTATTTTAGTTGTGGCGGTAAAACCGCAGAATTTAACTTCTGTGCAGCACCGGCTTCTGACTCGGTTTAAAACTAAGTTAAATCAAGGAATCGCTCTTTTTGTCGCTGTTTTGCTGGCAGTAATTTTGTGGCAGCTTTACCGATTGGCCCCCCTGGCGGCTTCGGTGGCTCCCTTTCCTCCTTCCTGGCGGTGGGCTGGATTGTTGTTGGCAGTTGCTGCTTTTTTAGCTAGCAATTTGTTTTTGCAGGTGTCTGCTAGTGTGATGGCGGTTTTGCTGACGCCGGAATCAGAATTTTCAGCGACAAAGCCTCATGTTTTAGAAAAAATTCGGCAGGATTTTACGATCGCGCCTTGGCAAGTCGATCGACTTTTGCCGGCTTTGGCAGCCGAGACAAGTGTCACTGAGGCTGCACCCGTAGAGTCAATTGGGCCAGCATCCGGCATAGGGAATTCGTCAGCCGGCAGTATTGTCAACCCAAAACCTGCTGACACCAACGGCGTTACATCTCTACCCGAAGAGTCGAGCGAAAAAAAGTGA